A window of the Cellvibrio sp. pealriver genome harbors these coding sequences:
- the tssK gene encoding type VI secretion system baseplate subunit TssK, with product MDAFKKVVWCEGMFLRPQHFQQQDRYFEKINHQRAQAPANYYWGFRKLQIDNSALSQGIVSIIEAEGVFPDGTTFVFSSPHEAPLPLNIQEGVADQLVYLAIPILHGQNEAIAFDPQEKNMARYGVQDFLADDINSVAGEPAELQVATPRLRLLLQRELTDSWVALGVLRIIERRIDRQVIVDNQYIPALISLLASPSLTHLVNEALGLIRQRADVLGSRMNQPGRGGISEVGEFLMLQLLNRNEPLVEHLLHGRGACPETAYLHLVALCGELATFASETRRCENLPAYFHDDAEKSFNGLMQLLRRYLSTVLEQNAIEIPLVEKNYGVRLGQVIDRELFHSCQFVLAVRASVPADILKQNFPRHIKIGSVDQIRDLVNLQLPGILIQAMPVAPRQIPYHTGSHYFEMDTTSDMWKAFRVNGTIAMHIAGDFPDLEIQCWAIRR from the coding sequence ATGGACGCTTTTAAAAAAGTTGTTTGGTGCGAAGGAATGTTTTTGCGTCCACAGCATTTTCAGCAACAAGATCGCTATTTTGAAAAAATTAATCATCAGCGAGCACAAGCCCCTGCCAATTATTATTGGGGATTTAGAAAGCTACAAATTGATAATTCGGCCTTGAGTCAGGGTATCGTTTCAATAATCGAAGCTGAGGGAGTATTTCCCGATGGTACTACCTTTGTTTTTTCTTCTCCCCATGAAGCGCCGCTACCATTAAATATTCAGGAGGGAGTTGCTGATCAGTTGGTTTATTTGGCGATACCCATTCTGCATGGGCAGAATGAAGCTATAGCATTTGATCCGCAAGAGAAAAATATGGCGCGCTATGGCGTTCAGGATTTTCTTGCAGATGACATCAACTCTGTAGCGGGCGAACCTGCTGAATTACAAGTTGCAACACCTCGATTACGTTTGCTACTGCAACGTGAGCTTACCGATTCGTGGGTTGCTTTGGGTGTGCTGCGTATTATTGAGCGTCGTATTGATCGGCAAGTAATTGTAGATAACCAATACATTCCAGCGCTTATTTCCTTGCTCGCGTCGCCTTCGCTAACCCATTTGGTTAATGAAGCGTTGGGCTTGATTCGCCAACGGGCAGATGTGCTTGGCTCACGCATGAATCAGCCTGGAAGGGGTGGGATTTCTGAAGTTGGTGAGTTCCTCATGTTGCAACTACTGAATCGCAATGAGCCTTTGGTTGAGCATTTGCTGCATGGGCGCGGCGCTTGTCCGGAGACCGCGTATCTCCATTTGGTTGCTTTGTGTGGTGAGCTGGCAACTTTTGCGAGCGAAACCAGACGTTGCGAGAACCTGCCTGCATATTTTCACGATGATGCCGAAAAATCATTCAATGGCTTGATGCAGTTACTGCGCCGTTATTTGTCAACCGTGTTGGAGCAAAATGCGATTGAAATTCCTCTGGTAGAGAAAAATTATGGTGTGCGACTTGGGCAGGTTATCGATCGCGAGCTATTTCATTCTTGCCAATTTGTATTGGCGGTGCGGGCAAGCGTACCGGCGGACATATTGAAGCAAAATTTCCCACGTCATATAAAAATTGGTTCGGTGGACCAAATCCGCGATTTGGTGAACCTACAATTACCAGGGATACTGATACAAGCTATGCCGGTCGCTCCGCGACAAATCCCTTATCACACTGGCAGCCATTATTTTGAAATGGATACTACGTCGGATATGTGGAAAGCTTTCAGGGTAAACGGAACTATCGCCATGCATATAGCGGGTGACTTTCCTGACTTGGAAATCCAGTGTTGGGCGATTCGTCGCTAA
- the icmH gene encoding type IVB secretion system protein IcmH/DotU — translation MLDISNVGEHESRTFVVPNPGGKRRPSVEPDSTAFGAQGSDEILQASSLLLRSASPLLNIIYQVRTLVHNPDPSRLRSHLIDEIKKFELQARADAVPAETIAAARYCLCTVIDETAAQTPWGGGGVWAKYSLLVTFHNETWGGEKFFQILARVTQTPAVHRDLIELMFFCISLGFEGRYKIVPNGQSQLELLRLKLAEIVADLKGERSKYLSPNWQGIIKPRPPIWTLLPLWVSVLFCTIAAAMLYIAFALKLSDESDHVFTKMLQMPVPLLKEKPKSVSVDGKITALLQAEIQQKLVRVREASGVAVVTLMGDGLFSSGSVSLSPAYIPVIEKIGRAINELGKGAVVSGYTDNVPIRSARYPSNWHLSVERARVVALALDPYLLPHQSLDVQGLGEAEPLMANDTHEGRAMNRRVEIKILFNSAK, via the coding sequence ATGCTCGATATAAGTAATGTTGGAGAACATGAATCGCGCACATTTGTAGTGCCTAACCCAGGCGGCAAGCGAAGACCTTCCGTTGAGCCGGATTCAACTGCGTTTGGTGCCCAGGGTTCTGATGAAATATTGCAGGCTTCCAGTCTATTACTGCGTTCGGCGAGTCCATTGCTCAATATCATATATCAGGTTCGCACCTTGGTGCATAACCCGGATCCTTCACGTTTGCGAAGTCATTTAATTGATGAAATTAAAAAATTCGAGCTGCAAGCAAGGGCAGATGCCGTTCCGGCAGAGACCATTGCGGCCGCGCGTTATTGCTTGTGCACAGTAATTGATGAAACCGCTGCTCAAACCCCTTGGGGGGGCGGAGGCGTTTGGGCTAAATACAGTTTGTTAGTGACCTTTCATAATGAAACATGGGGTGGCGAAAAATTTTTCCAGATTTTAGCGCGCGTCACTCAAACACCTGCAGTGCACCGCGACTTAATTGAACTGATGTTCTTTTGTATTTCCTTGGGTTTTGAGGGTAGGTACAAAATAGTGCCCAATGGGCAATCGCAATTGGAGTTGTTGCGCTTGAAGCTCGCGGAAATTGTCGCCGATTTAAAAGGTGAGCGGTCAAAATACCTGTCACCTAATTGGCAGGGAATTATTAAGCCGAGACCTCCGATTTGGACGTTGTTGCCTTTGTGGGTATCCGTACTGTTTTGTACTATTGCAGCCGCCATGTTGTATATCGCTTTTGCGTTAAAACTCTCTGACGAATCAGATCATGTGTTTACAAAGATGTTGCAAATGCCTGTTCCATTGCTTAAAGAAAAGCCGAAATCTGTATCAGTAGATGGAAAAATTACGGCGCTATTGCAGGCTGAAATTCAGCAGAAGTTGGTAAGGGTGCGTGAGGCTTCGGGTGTTGCAGTCGTGACATTGATGGGCGATGGTCTGTTTTCATCGGGCAGTGTTTCACTCAGTCCAGCTTATATTCCTGTGATAGAAAAAATTGGCCGCGCTATTAATGAACTTGGTAAGGGCGCAGTTGTATCAGGATATACCGACAATGTTCCCATTCGCAGCGCGCGCTATCCATCCAATTGGCACTTATCGGTTGAGCGTGCTCGTGTTGTGGCGCTCGCTCTTGATCCGTATCTGCTACCCCATCAATCATTAGATGTGCAGGGGTTGGGTGAGGCAGAGCCATTGATGGCCAATGACACTCATGAAGGGCGAGCGATGAATCGGCGGGTTGAAATAAAAATTCTCTTTAATTCAGCCAAATAG
- the tssM gene encoding type VI secretion system membrane subunit TssM: MFRKLITFLIHPLLLKFFLFVILSLAIWFIGPLFSFADFRPLESKVHRLLLIFSILAYWVIKKLLTFWRGRQLNTRFIHALSNKNINDRQANSALDELGKNFAVAMTHLKNSTMNTRSGLFSSLRQRFVYQFPWYVFIGAPGSGKTTALINSGLQFPLTDVLGRESLKGVGGTRNCDWWFTEDAVFIDTAGRYITHESHARQDKDEWIGFLGLLKKFRPRQPLNGAILTISVADLLAGTEQNRNQHAAIVRARLGELSNSLGINFPVYILITKADLLGGFSDYFGALSKEDRDQVLGFSFSEYSASTQNLSALVRQELEILARDLFDALPDLLVRETDTSRRAHSFAFPQNFTNCLPLIVDLIDKVFAGVDVSGVQLRGVYFASGTQEGTPFDRVLSALGRRFGVSSNINLGNRSATGRSYFLKHLITRVVLPEAHLAGKNQHEEKKQFWFGLASHSIIFITLLVFCGFLAGSFLKNRAYLGVVDEKAARVSAAVSQLSAAEMKSVVDYLPLLNSLCCIANGDYFAVASPPVNMTFGLYQGEKLDAAAQKTYARGLQGILLPWIGQRLHQLLVGSGNRDMDFTYQALKAYLMLNQPEHYNSEQLLAFIEADISQHFSADISRDQHAALLFHVHQLLSAEVQVSPFALDETLVLSKRRELSGFSFSDRAYQTIKADLLRHTTLADISFLTAGGARSNFVFERKSGKSLSDGVPGLFTRKGYKDVFLPAVQDRLRAAVEEESWVLGSYASFSLDQLTEERIADIAQILVRLYLQDYASIWDAYLLDLRLISTRSMSESIDVARILSANDSPLWQLVNNIAPELSLGKNLSAPAQIADKEIKRRIANKLSGFDQSLQQLATDVAHPDSLEFMVDNRFKELTELTHGENKETAKIALLKLFNDVYIGLSNADFSIRGGARSLDNNDSLVKVRSEAARYPVPIRTILEGISDEGSRQAEGGIRGALNAEFNNSIGEFCRMAINGRYPFDRRSTRDVTFADFSKMFAPQGMMDRFFNENLRALTDSSGKVWVARQTVSVPLPIRSFQQAARIRDVFFPAATASPMLNFEYKVLEMDAGINQLSMDFDGQLFQYAHGPQIPRSVVWPGPLGSNQIRIELSGNHIDRKSLVVDGPWAIMRLFDMGERRQLQPERFITTLNIHGQKVVLEITANSVNNPFYLSELASFTCPALH, from the coding sequence GTGTTTCGAAAACTAATTACTTTTTTAATTCATCCACTGCTGTTGAAATTTTTTCTGTTTGTTATTTTAAGTTTGGCTATTTGGTTTATTGGGCCTTTGTTTTCATTTGCTGACTTTCGGCCTCTTGAATCTAAAGTGCATCGATTATTATTAATTTTTTCTATACTCGCATACTGGGTAATAAAAAAATTGCTTACTTTCTGGCGGGGGCGGCAGTTGAATACGCGGTTTATACACGCACTGTCGAATAAAAATATCAACGATCGCCAAGCCAACTCTGCTCTGGATGAATTAGGAAAGAATTTTGCGGTGGCAATGACCCATTTGAAGAACTCTACGATGAATACACGTAGCGGCCTTTTCAGCAGTTTACGTCAGCGTTTTGTGTATCAGTTTCCATGGTATGTTTTTATTGGTGCGCCTGGCTCTGGTAAGACCACTGCGCTAATTAACAGTGGCTTGCAGTTTCCATTAACCGATGTGCTAGGGCGCGAATCCTTGAAAGGGGTTGGCGGAACCCGCAATTGTGATTGGTGGTTTACTGAGGATGCGGTGTTTATCGATACGGCGGGGCGTTATATCACTCACGAGAGCCATGCAAGACAAGATAAAGATGAATGGATTGGTTTTCTGGGATTATTAAAAAAATTTCGACCAAGGCAGCCGCTGAATGGTGCGATCTTGACCATTTCGGTTGCAGATTTGTTAGCGGGAACAGAGCAGAACAGGAATCAACATGCTGCCATTGTGCGTGCGCGCTTGGGTGAGTTGAGCAATTCACTCGGAATTAACTTCCCAGTATATATTTTAATAACCAAAGCAGATTTATTGGGGGGCTTTTCAGACTACTTTGGCGCTTTATCCAAAGAGGACCGCGATCAAGTGCTGGGCTTTAGCTTTTCAGAGTACTCTGCATCCACTCAGAACTTGTCTGCTCTGGTTAGGCAAGAGTTAGAGATTCTGGCGCGTGATCTATTTGACGCGTTGCCAGATTTGTTGGTTCGTGAAACGGATACTTCCCGGCGCGCTCATAGCTTTGCTTTTCCGCAAAACTTCACTAATTGCTTGCCGCTGATTGTTGACTTGATAGATAAGGTTTTTGCTGGGGTTGATGTTTCAGGTGTGCAATTGCGCGGTGTATATTTTGCCAGCGGCACTCAGGAGGGAACGCCTTTTGATCGCGTATTGAGTGCATTGGGGCGCAGGTTTGGGGTGAGCTCTAATATCAATCTTGGCAACCGCTCGGCAACCGGACGCAGTTACTTTTTAAAGCATTTAATTACACGTGTAGTGCTGCCTGAAGCGCATCTTGCTGGAAAAAATCAGCACGAGGAAAAAAAGCAATTCTGGTTTGGTTTGGCATCGCATAGCATTATTTTCATAACACTTTTAGTGTTTTGTGGTTTTTTGGCGGGAAGCTTTTTAAAGAATCGTGCCTACCTAGGTGTAGTAGATGAAAAGGCTGCCCGGGTTTCTGCAGCGGTTAGTCAGCTATCCGCTGCGGAAATGAAATCAGTTGTCGATTATTTGCCGCTACTTAATTCGCTTTGTTGTATTGCCAATGGCGACTACTTTGCGGTTGCTTCACCACCCGTGAATATGACCTTTGGTTTGTATCAGGGTGAAAAACTGGATGCTGCAGCGCAAAAGACATATGCGCGTGGCTTACAGGGAATATTACTGCCTTGGATTGGGCAGAGGCTGCATCAATTACTAGTCGGCAGCGGTAATCGTGATATGGATTTCACCTATCAGGCCTTAAAGGCTTATCTCATGTTAAATCAGCCAGAACATTATAATTCCGAGCAATTACTTGCATTTATTGAGGCTGATATAAGTCAGCATTTTTCTGCAGACATATCGCGTGATCAGCACGCCGCACTGCTATTTCATGTCCATCAGTTATTGAGTGCGGAAGTTCAGGTATCTCCTTTCGCGCTGGATGAAACATTGGTTTTGTCAAAGCGTCGTGAGTTAAGTGGCTTTTCATTTTCCGATCGGGCTTATCAAACAATAAAAGCAGATCTATTGCGGCATACAACACTCGCGGATATTTCATTTTTAACCGCTGGTGGTGCTAGAAGCAATTTTGTTTTTGAACGTAAAAGTGGAAAGTCATTGAGCGATGGTGTTCCGGGGTTGTTTACTCGCAAGGGCTATAAGGACGTATTTTTACCCGCTGTGCAGGATCGTTTGAGAGCAGCGGTTGAGGAGGAGTCCTGGGTGTTGGGAAGTTACGCGTCCTTTTCGTTAGATCAGTTAACCGAAGAGCGTATAGCTGATATAGCGCAGATTTTGGTGCGACTATATCTACAGGACTATGCCAGTATTTGGGATGCATACCTGCTTGATCTCCGTCTGATTTCCACTCGCTCCATGTCAGAGTCAATCGATGTGGCTCGTATATTATCGGCCAATGACTCACCGCTGTGGCAATTGGTAAACAATATCGCACCGGAATTAAGCCTTGGGAAAAATTTATCTGCACCTGCGCAGATTGCTGATAAGGAAATTAAGCGGCGGATCGCGAATAAACTATCGGGTTTTGATCAATCTCTCCAACAGTTGGCTACAGATGTTGCCCATCCGGATTCGTTGGAGTTTATGGTGGATAATCGCTTTAAAGAGTTGACCGAATTGACGCACGGAGAAAATAAAGAAACTGCAAAAATCGCATTATTGAAGTTGTTTAATGATGTGTATATTGGGCTATCCAATGCTGATTTTTCTATTCGTGGTGGAGCACGAAGTTTGGACAATAATGATTCACTCGTAAAAGTTCGTTCAGAGGCTGCGCGTTATCCAGTTCCTATCCGTACTATTCTTGAGGGAATTTCTGATGAGGGAAGCCGTCAGGCGGAAGGTGGAATCCGCGGTGCACTAAATGCCGAGTTTAATAATTCTATCGGTGAATTTTGCCGTATGGCGATCAATGGTCGTTACCCGTTTGATCGGCGCTCAACCCGTGATGTTACCTTTGCGGATTTTTCTAAAATGTTTGCTCCACAGGGAATGATGGATCGCTTTTTTAATGAAAACTTGCGCGCGCTTACTGATAGCAGTGGAAAGGTTTGGGTTGCGCGGCAAACAGTAAGTGTTCCACTACCCATTCGATCTTTCCAGCAAGCAGCGCGGATTCGTGATGTATTTTTTCCTGCTGCGACCGCTAGTCCGATGTTGAATTTCGAATATAAAGTACTTGAGATGGATGCAGGTATCAATCAGCTGTCTATGGATTTTGATGGCCAGCTTTTTCAATACGCACATGGGCCGCAAATACCGCGAAGTGTGGTCTGGCCTGGTCCATTGGGAAGTAATCAAATACGTATTGAGTTAAGCGGTAATCATATTGATCGTAAATCGTTAGTCGTGGATGGCCCTTGGGCGATCATGCGCTTATTTGATATGGGGGAACGCCGGCAATTGCAACCTGAAAGATTTATCACCACATTGAATATTCATGGGCAGAAAGTGGTGTTGGAGATCACCGCCAACAGTGTGAATAATCCTTTTTATTTATCTGAGTTAGCAAGTTTTACTTGTCCTGCGCTGCATTGA
- the tagF gene encoding type VI secretion system-associated protein TagF, which translates to MAFYGKLPCAGDFIGRNLGYSTRLCVDKWLAEGFEAFQKANAFWLDRYLTAPVWCFVLPANIWADAPVVGAIMPSVDKVGRYFPFVSFFECTQSESLLNCCGQAIKIAMLMPELLAIEISIDDVLGHLDTPTEEAIHIASKVLDSEAIALSLTSDISYWWRPDERDISFSCGFADSAHIFSQLFSCEVAVD; encoded by the coding sequence TTGGCATTTTACGGAAAGTTACCTTGTGCTGGTGATTTTATTGGACGGAATCTTGGGTACTCCACGCGGTTGTGTGTGGATAAATGGCTTGCTGAAGGTTTTGAGGCTTTTCAAAAAGCAAACGCTTTTTGGCTGGATCGCTATCTTACTGCTCCTGTATGGTGTTTTGTGTTGCCAGCGAATATATGGGCGGATGCTCCAGTTGTGGGTGCTATTATGCCCAGTGTTGATAAGGTAGGACGTTATTTTCCGTTCGTAAGTTTTTTTGAATGCACGCAATCTGAGTCACTACTTAATTGTTGTGGTCAGGCGATAAAAATCGCAATGCTCATGCCTGAATTACTGGCGATTGAAATCTCTATTGATGATGTTCTTGGTCATCTTGATACACCCACCGAGGAAGCAATTCATATTGCTTCAAAGGTTCTTGATAGTGAGGCAATCGCACTAAGCCTGACATCAGATATAAGTTATTGGTGGCGGCCAGATGAAAGGGATATAAGCTTCTCTTGTGGCTTTGCTGATTCAGCGCACATTTTTTCACAGCTGTTTAGTTGCGAAGTTGCTGTAGATTGA
- the ychF gene encoding redox-regulated ATPase YchF, with protein sequence MGFNCGIVGLPNVGKSTLFNALTNAGISAENFPFCTIEPNAGIVTVPDPRQDKLAEIVKPERVIATTMEFIDIAGIVAGASKGEGLGNKFLANIRETDAIAHVVRCFDDDNVIHVANGVNPAADIEVINTELALADLEAVDKAINRYAKAAKGGDKHAVAIKALLEKIQPHLDQAKPLRSFPLDKEEIALLKEINLLTLKPTMYIANVAEDGFENNPHLDVVRKIAAEEKSIVVPICNKLEADIAELEGDDKKEFLAEMGMEEPGLNRVIRAGYQLLGLQTYFTAGVKEVRAWTIPVGATAPQAAGVIHTDFEKGFIRAETISYEDFVQYNGEQGAKSAGKARKEGKEYIVQDGDVMHFLFNV encoded by the coding sequence ATGGGTTTCAATTGCGGTATCGTCGGCCTGCCCAACGTCGGCAAATCAACACTGTTCAATGCACTCACCAACGCCGGTATCAGCGCAGAAAACTTCCCCTTCTGCACCATTGAACCCAACGCCGGTATCGTAACCGTACCCGATCCACGTCAGGATAAACTCGCCGAAATCGTAAAACCCGAACGCGTGATCGCCACCACCATGGAGTTTATCGACATCGCCGGTATCGTTGCCGGTGCATCCAAAGGCGAAGGCCTTGGCAACAAATTCCTCGCCAACATCCGCGAGACAGACGCCATCGCCCACGTTGTACGCTGCTTTGATGACGACAACGTCATTCACGTTGCCAACGGTGTAAATCCTGCAGCCGATATTGAAGTCATCAACACCGAACTTGCACTTGCCGATCTGGAAGCCGTAGATAAAGCCATCAACCGCTACGCTAAAGCAGCAAAAGGCGGCGACAAGCACGCTGTTGCCATCAAAGCACTACTGGAAAAAATCCAACCGCATTTGGATCAAGCAAAACCACTGCGCTCCTTCCCGCTCGATAAAGAAGAAATCGCACTGCTCAAAGAAATTAATTTGCTCACACTCAAACCCACCATGTATATCGCCAACGTGGCAGAAGATGGTTTTGAAAATAATCCGCATCTGGATGTTGTGCGCAAAATCGCCGCAGAAGAGAAATCGATCGTAGTACCCATTTGCAACAAACTCGAAGCCGACATCGCCGAACTCGAAGGCGACGACAAAAAAGAATTCCTCGCTGAAATGGGCATGGAAGAACCCGGCCTTAACCGCGTAATCCGCGCAGGCTACCAACTCCTCGGCCTGCAAACTTATTTCACCGCAGGCGTAAAAGAAGTCCGCGCCTGGACCATCCCCGTCGGTGCCACCGCACCCCAAGCCGCCGGTGTCATCCACACCGATTTCGAAAAAGGCTTCATCCGCGCCGAAACCATTTCGTATGAAGACTTCGTACAATACAACGGCGAACAAGGCGCAAAAAGCGCAGGCAAAGCGCGCAAAGAAGGCAAGGAATACATCGTACAAGACGGCGATGTGATGCACTTTTTGTTTAACGTCTAA
- a CDS encoding TonB-dependent siderophore receptor — protein sequence MQAGALSLSSMAIILLAYQPIAAFAEENTELFDLDLATLMTIQVGTSADASAKGLSTPLAGAQVADGGRLGILGSTTILDAPFSTTSYTQEFAQNHQAASIGEVLQYDPSVQLARGFGNFQQVYRVRGFPIFSDDMTYNGLYGILPRQYLAAELIERVEVLRGANAFINGAAPGVSGSLGGSIGAVPKRAPKQNFSRITLGAQSASQYYAAADLSHRSDDSRFGIRVNGVERRGDTDIDGEARALQLLTLGADFHSNDLRISADFGYQDQQLDASPPSVTVASDLPIPTAPDTDHNIGQPWTYSDAKDLFGTLRAEYDITPQLTGWLALGAREGDEDSIFSAFLTTTNLMGDYSASRFDVVHKDSVITGELGLRTEFNTGEITHQLSLSANTYENDSRNAYLIYNGFTNNLYHPTAVERPETPVFGGGDLRRPLITTTTKTGSLALADELSLLDERLLLTLGARQQTIREYNFDYNSGALQSIYDKTRLTPAFAALYKFSPRYSGYINYMEGLLKGDIAPTTNIDGPVANGGQALRPYQTQQTEAGIKYLGKSLGATIAVFEIRKPLAGYNSRNALALIDDQTHRGLELSLYGEAAPGIKLLGGISFLDTDEYGKNTLGAPKVQSNLGLEWDVPGIAGLTLNSHWMYTGSQYADLANTQKVPSWQRLDLGTRYTTRLSTQTLTLRATLENATSNDYWASVGGFPGAGYLTQGNPRTLVVSATVDF from the coding sequence ATGCAGGCTGGTGCTCTCTCACTCTCTTCGATGGCAATAATCCTGCTTGCCTATCAACCGATAGCAGCTTTTGCCGAAGAGAACACAGAGCTGTTCGATCTGGATCTGGCCACCCTGATGACCATTCAGGTCGGCACCAGTGCCGATGCCTCCGCCAAAGGTTTGAGCACCCCACTCGCTGGCGCGCAAGTTGCCGATGGCGGGCGGTTGGGAATACTGGGCTCAACAACCATTTTGGACGCGCCTTTCTCCACTACCAGCTACACACAGGAATTCGCACAAAATCATCAGGCCGCCAGTATCGGAGAAGTACTCCAATACGATCCCAGCGTGCAATTGGCACGCGGTTTTGGCAATTTCCAGCAGGTTTACCGGGTGCGCGGCTTTCCTATTTTCTCTGATGACATGACCTACAACGGCCTGTATGGAATCTTACCCAGGCAATATCTGGCGGCCGAATTGATTGAGCGGGTGGAGGTGTTGCGCGGTGCCAATGCATTTATCAATGGAGCCGCTCCCGGCGTAAGTGGTTCGCTTGGGGGGAGTATCGGCGCGGTTCCCAAGCGGGCACCAAAACAGAACTTCTCACGGATTACCCTTGGAGCCCAATCCGCCAGCCAATATTATGCAGCAGCCGATCTATCCCATCGCTCAGACGACAGCCGCTTTGGTATTCGTGTCAACGGCGTGGAGCGTAGAGGCGATACCGATATCGATGGCGAAGCACGCGCTCTTCAACTGCTGACACTGGGCGCAGACTTTCACAGCAACGATCTACGTATCTCAGCCGATTTCGGCTATCAGGATCAGCAATTGGATGCCAGCCCACCCAGTGTTACTGTGGCGAGCGACCTTCCCATCCCAACAGCACCCGACACTGATCACAATATTGGGCAACCCTGGACCTATTCGGATGCCAAGGATCTCTTTGGCACCCTGCGCGCTGAATATGACATCACACCACAGTTGACCGGCTGGCTGGCCTTGGGCGCACGCGAAGGGGATGAGGATTCCATTTTCAGCGCTTTTTTAACCACAACCAACCTAATGGGAGATTACTCGGCCAGCCGTTTTGATGTCGTCCACAAAGATTCGGTTATCACCGGCGAACTGGGTTTGAGAACCGAATTCAACACTGGCGAGATAACCCACCAACTGAGTCTTTCTGCCAATACCTATGAGAATGACAGCCGCAATGCCTATCTCATCTATAACGGGTTCACCAATAATCTTTACCATCCAACAGCCGTAGAACGACCAGAAACCCCGGTCTTTGGCGGTGGCGATCTCCGCCGCCCACTGATCACCACCACCACTAAAACCGGAAGCCTGGCACTGGCCGATGAATTGTCTCTACTGGACGAACGCCTGCTGCTGACACTGGGTGCCCGCCAACAGACAATCCGTGAATACAACTTTGACTACAACTCAGGCGCTCTCCAATCTATCTACGATAAAACCCGCCTGACACCAGCATTTGCAGCGCTCTATAAATTTTCTCCGCGCTATTCCGGCTACATCAATTACATGGAAGGGCTACTCAAAGGCGATATCGCGCCCACCACCAACATCGATGGCCCGGTAGCCAATGGCGGTCAAGCGCTAAGGCCTTACCAGACCCAACAAACCGAAGCGGGGATCAAGTATCTGGGGAAGTCGCTCGGAGCAACTATCGCCGTCTTTGAGATCCGTAAACCGCTGGCAGGCTATAACAGTCGTAATGCACTGGCACTGATTGATGACCAAACCCATCGCGGGCTGGAGCTATCGCTTTACGGCGAAGCTGCCCCCGGCATTAAGCTTCTCGGCGGCATCAGCTTTCTTGATACCGACGAATACGGCAAAAACACCCTAGGTGCCCCCAAAGTACAGTCCAATCTGGGGCTGGAATGGGACGTACCCGGCATCGCCGGCTTGACCCTCAACAGCCATTGGATGTACACCGGCAGCCAATATGCAGATCTCGCCAACACCCAAAAAGTGCCTAGCTGGCAAAGGCTGGACTTGGGCACACGCTACACCACAAGGCTCTCCACACAAACGCTGACCCTGCGCGCCACTCTGGAAAATGCCACCAGTAATGACTACTGGGCATCTGTTGGCGGATTTCCCGGCGCGGGCTATCTAACCCAAGGCAACCCGCGCACGCTGGTTGTATCCGCCACTGTCGATTTTTAA
- the pth gene encoding aminoacyl-tRNA hydrolase yields MATEIQLVVGLGNPGSEYERTRHNAGQDFVEELARTLGVSLVNDNKYFGLTARANYQGRDLRLLIPTTYMNRSGQSVSAMANFFKIEPSAILVAHDELDLAPGIARFKQGGGHGGHNGLRDIIAALGNNQNFPRLRLGIGHPGSAAMVANFVLKRAPSSEQELIDDAIARAIKCTPDALKGDWNTAMKNLHTDPKK; encoded by the coding sequence ATGGCAACCGAAATACAGCTAGTCGTTGGGCTGGGCAATCCCGGCAGCGAATATGAACGCACACGCCACAACGCCGGGCAGGATTTTGTGGAGGAACTCGCCCGCACGCTGGGTGTATCGCTGGTTAACGACAACAAATATTTCGGCCTGACCGCGCGCGCCAACTATCAAGGCCGCGACCTGCGCCTGCTGATTCCCACTACCTATATGAACCGCAGTGGCCAATCGGTCAGTGCTATGGCGAACTTTTTCAAGATCGAACCCTCCGCAATCCTTGTCGCTCACGATGAGCTGGATCTAGCGCCGGGCATTGCCCGCTTCAAACAAGGCGGAGGCCACGGCGGCCACAACGGTTTGCGCGATATCATCGCCGCACTTGGCAACAACCAGAACTTTCCGCGCTTGCGATTAGGAATTGGCCACCCCGGTAGCGCCGCAATGGTCGCCAATTTTGTCCTTAAACGCGCCCCATCCAGCGAGCAAGAGCTTATTGATGATGCAATTGCCCGCGCCATCAAATGCACACCCGATGCATTAAAAGGCGACTGGAATACCGCGATGAAAAACTTGCACACCGATCCAAAGAAATAG